A single region of the Branchiostoma lanceolatum isolate klBraLanc5 chromosome 1, klBraLanc5.hap2, whole genome shotgun sequence genome encodes:
- the LOC136448057 gene encoding dynein regulatory complex protein 1-like, which produces MSTNGDEEETGPSTDSADPQERVEARRLRITRRVEARKRQEMGVDPDAKKDVKEELSKSRKQIEESRQRLTKLKTDGTELVTNVEVAGDSRESQRRLEEEELRRQRTERLEAEAKASAEKFEDVTKKWDSARRYQIPQDLHELLMQQRAACDQMIDEKNKLVNDLQQELKTKDDQYVKDLKKQAEDVDLMIERMEEQIKNLTKSYREELTQIDKAFEAERGELLEGNRKKWSQTMQTRTEKEVEYLKLREKRVDEYEQQLQHLRVQDAEEYNMVKIKLETDVQILEQQLQQMRATYQLNQEKLEYNFQVLKKRDEENTITKSQQKRKITRLQDVLNNLKVKLAKQEKQYKEENQGLTDDYKRITEQYQELQKKFKHFQNTDSRKFREIWMMNEGEAKDLVHRVLEADRIIHEQQLGLPWDQPDLWFMENEGPIVPKQMKGAKLSAMEVVQKVMSDQGVGPGGAMSDEEDDIQEEGETMSMAGSQGSLASDREQAEPQETTVMAKLTPGTIKQILELLCDESGFLVESKLNKLLQPLERDERSLMKLDAIFGALAIETEDDVHLLAQYFVKPKAAVVQDAESAGVTPAPTERTDQPTSEAGEEGEEGSFVGSEEEELQFMMEEKESVKTTKSEVPELIHPNDIFKALRTFVNEHRQQQKKERRASSMKFVLGEERDDSQDEGYWRAMGGIIPEKKERLWSALLQGFDKYSRTLDERAKLITDTDALRQQNAELRMLLHQYVNSKVNGELEIPPTKVLQLEFSENQQQTA; this is translated from the exons ATGAGTACAAATGGAGATGAAGAGGAAACGGGGCCTTCCACGGACTCCGCAGATCCCCAGGAGCGTGTTGAGGCACGTCGGTTGCGGATAACGCGGCGGGTAGAGGCCAGGAAACGACAG GAAATGGGAGTTGACCCCGACGCCAAGAAGGACGTGAAGGAGGAGCTCAGTAAGAGCAGGAAGCAGATCGAGGAGAGCAGACAGAGGCTCACCAAGCTGAAGACCGACGGCACGGAGCTCGTCACAAACGTTGAGGTCGCCGGCGATTCCCGCGAGTCCCAGAGGAGGCTTGAGGAGGAGGAGTTACGGAGGCAGCGGACGGAGAGATTGGAGGCAGAAGCGAAGGCCAGCGCTGAGAAATTCGAGGACGTAACAAAGAAGTGGGACTCTGCGAGACGCTACCAGATTCCACAGGACTTACACGAACTGTTAATGCAACAGCGAGCAGCCTGCGATCAGATGATTGACGAGAAAAACAAACTGGTCAACGACCTCCAGCAGGAGCTGAAGACGAAAGACGACCAGTACGTGAAGGATCTGAAGAAGCAGGCGGAGGACGTGGATCTCATGATCGAGAGAATGGAAGAACAGATCAAGAACCTGACCAAGTCTTACAGAGAGGAACTCACACAG ATTGACAAGGCATTTGAAGCAGAGCGTGGGGAACTCCTCGAAGGAAACCGTAAGAAGTGGAGTCAGACGATGCAGACGCGGACGGAGAAGGAGGTGGAGTACCTCAAGCTGCGGGAGAAGAGAGTTGACGAGTATGAACAACAGCTCCAACATTTAAG GGTCCAGGATGCAGaggaatacaacatggtgaagATCAAGCTGGAGACGGATGTGCAGATTCTAGAGCAGCAGCTGCAACAGATGCGTGCCACCTACCAGCTGAACCAGGAAAAACTGGAGTACAACTTCCAG GTTTTGAAGAAGCGGGATGAAGAAAATACCATCACCAAGTCACAGCAGAAAAGGAAGATCACACGTCTTCAAGATGTCTTAAACAACCTGAAGGTCAAACTAGCTAAACAGGAGAAGCAGTACAAGGAGGAGAATCAG GGTTTAACAGATGACTACAAGCGCATCACAGAGCAGTATCAGGAACTGCAGAAGAAATTCAAACACTTCCAGAACACGGACTCACGCAAGTTCCGCGAGATCTGGATGATGAACGAGGGAGAG GCTAAAGATCTCGTACATAGGGTTCTGGAGGCTGACCGCATCATTCATGAACAACAGCTGGGCCTACCCTGGGATCAACCAGACCT TTGGTTCATGGAGAACGAAGGCCCAATCGTACCCAAGCAGATGAAGGGAGCCAAACTGTCAGCCATGGAGGTCGTGCAGAAGGTCATGTCTGACCAGGGGGTGGGGCCGGGCGGGGCTATGAGTGACGAGGAGGACGACATTCAG GAGGAGGGAGAAACCATGTCCATGGCCGGGAGTCAGGGTAGTCTGGCATCGGACAGGGAGCAGGCAGAACCCCAGGAGACCACCGTCATGGCCAAACTCACGCCGGGAACCATCAAACAGATCCTGGAGCTGCTGTGTGACGAGTCG GGTTTCTTGGTGGAATCCAAACTCAACAAGTTGCTGCAACCGTTAGAAAGGGACGAGCGTTCGCTGATGAAACTGGACGCCATCTTCGGGGCGCTGGCGATCGAGACAGAAGATGATGTGCATCTCCTAGCACAGTACTTTGTCAAGCCCAAGGCAGCTGTGGTCCAAGATGCT GAGAGCGCTGGTGTGACCCCCGCACCCACAGAACGCACGGACCAGCCCACTTCTGAGGCGGGGGAGGAAGGTGAGGAGGGGTCGTTTGTTGGCAGCGAGGAAGAAGAGCTGCAGTTTATGATGGAAGAGAAAGAATCAGTGAAGACAACAAAGTCGGAGGTCCCAGAGTTGATTCATCCGAACGATATCTTCAAGGCGCTGAGAACGTTTGTCAACGAACATAGACAACAGCAgaa AAAGGAACGCCGTGCCAGCTCCATGAAGTTTGTCCTGGGGGAGGAGCGTGACGACAGCCAGGACGAGGGGTACTGGAGGGCCATGGGAGGAATCATCCCAGAGAAGAAGGAACGCCTCTGGAGTGCACTACTACAAG GTTTTGACAAATACAGTCGCACTCTTGACGAGCGGGCCAAACTGATTACGGACACGGACGCGCTGAGACAGCAGAACGCCGAGCTGAGGATGCTCCTGCATCAGTACGTCAACTCCAAGGTCAACGGAGAGCTGGAGATCCCGCCGACGAAGGTGTTACAGCTGGAGTTCAGCGAGAACCAGCAACAGACAGCTTAG
- the LOC136448042 gene encoding muscle M-line assembly protein unc-89-like: MEGISELPSPHKPGGQRRNAGRLVRIRRPNTQDMEALVVQQAGHLYLTTPYRQPPENDFCSKVDCLYCHRLRMQKLMKPSPWARGNHPTPRHTHYHAPILPIIKQGRCLIKRRNLKTPRSRRKATVIHLPPLTGENMTVHRAKGGLPWYANKTPLGGISWVNADVTEPSTAADGIKLSANVLHLEEIQLEEPQGDEDGRKTGNEEEGEDKLRQLEEAPKENVLQDISDSDKSSVRSVDTVVSKDTGIGTATAFSEEVTVPSLSNIKVFRPKDNFADGTDDTSTTEETASSNEENEGTEYGNRGDGTEITEEVRENDVIEEEKQTVVDELNLYEPSLEDTSKQDPPPEPHEIDGELVCTKEGCSCAYNKDSPQKQSKTSSSPDLHQLENLAQNADDGTENINEVATSRPNDNDFDIEKNELGEDSDLDREGDSDEDREDADVKSEDSHSPLKENDVRRGDTPQFFDISKRAWLHDRPPQSPPRTPPPPQRIRTPVRIVRTPSNVSAKAGSGEPSNVEMSPPPSLPPEEIPVEEEEEEEEGDWQEQIEVSVQMKEPEPPPPSPTPEPPEEPELAWDEEEKEEEEQPKPPSPPPTPPREPTPPPREPTPPPREATPPPREPTPPPREPTPPPREPTPPPREPTPPPEPEKEPTPPPSPPPVEKTPTPPPPLPPPEVEEEPVEVAPPLVEEEPPPPTPSPEPVVEEPPPEVEEPPTMEEEEAEPEPEPEPEPVEVKEVKIEEVEVVEPPRTPAEKSDEEMEEPATEAPPEEEDGKKGRKKSAKGKKKKKRKAPPKVEKTPVPALMMDPSEILNMEMKMRRKNLLENKAENDAIVAEVQEFEVKRPKQQAWLQGRLALSRQISRFELPMDMRLLEGMSPIEYLSNYCIVSKRRQNLYKQSFSKADRDRDGVINVKELDKALKQIHVDGVTTEQVQKILDVIQATDDTKFDAKLFTAVCALAERMLYTYFVTEDTDDIMYSQKERVEDADFCALEWKLHGVKVNPPIRKLLQML; encoded by the exons ATGGAAGGGATTTCGGAACTACCGAGCCCTCACAAGCCAGGGGGCCAGAGGAGGAACGCAGGGCGGCTGGTGCGCATTCGGCGCCCGAACACACAGGATATGGAGGCCCTGGTGGTCCAACAGGCGGGGCACCTGTACCTCACCACTCCATACCGACAACCTCCCGAGAATGACTTCTGCTCAAAG GTCGATTGTCTGTACTGTCATCGGCTCCGCATGCAGAAACTGATGAAGCCCTCCCCCTGGGCCAGGGGAAACCACCCCACCCCCAGACACACCCACTACCACGCCCCCATCCTACCAATCATCAAACAAGGCCGCTGTCTTATCAAG AGAAGAAACCTAAAGACGCCGCGAAGTCGTCGCAAAGCCACAGTGATCCACTTGCCTCCCCTGACGGGAGAGAACATGACCGTGCACCGAGCGAAGGGCGGTCTTCCCTGGTATGCCAACAAGACTCCGCTAGGGGGCATCTCATGGGTAAACGCAGACGTCACCGAACCCTCTACAGCGGCTGACGGGATCAAACTGAGCGCAAACGTTCTACACTTGGAGGAAATACAGCTGGAAGAGCCACAGGGTGATGAGGACGGAAGGAAAACAGGAAATGAAGAAGAAGGGGAGGATAAACTTAGACAACTTGAAGAAGCACCAAAGGAAAATGTTTTACAAGATATTTCTGATTCTGACAAGTCTTCCGTCCGTTCCGTTGATACAGTGGTGTCTAAAGACACGGGTATCGGAACTGCCACGGCTTTCTCTGAGGAGGTCACGGTGCCTTCTCTGTCAAACATAAAAGTGTTTCGTCCTAAAGATAACTTTGCCGATGGGACAGACGACACTAGTACTACTGAGGAGACTGCTAGTTCAAATGAGGAAAATGAAGGAACAGAATATGGCAACCGTGGGGATGGAACTGAAATCACAGAAGAAGTAAGAGAAAATGATGTCATCGAAGAGGAAAAACAAACAGTTGTTGATGAGCTAAATCTGTACGAGCCGTCCTTAGAAGACACGTCCAAACAGGATCCACCGCCGGAGCCACACGAAATAGATGGAGAACTTGTCTGCACAAAAGAAGGGTGTTCCTGTGCGTACAACAAAGACTCACCGCAGAAACAGTCGAAAACTTCGTCCTCCCCTGATCTACATCAGTTAGAAAACCTTGCCCAGAATGCAGACGACGGTACGGAAAATATCAATGAGGTGGCAACATCTCGACCAAACGATAATGACTTTGACATAGAAAAGAACGAACTCGGGGAAGATAGTGACCTTGACAGAGAAGGGGATTCTGACGAGGATCGGGAGGATGCAGATGTTAAGAGTGAAGAC AGCCATAGTCCTCTGAAGGAAAATGAT GTAAGAAGAGGCGACACGCCACAGTTCTTCGACATCTCCAAGAGAGCGTGGCTTCACGATCGCCCGCCGCAGTCTCCACCCCGAACTCCACCCCCTCCACAAAGAATCAGAACGCCTGTCAG GATTGTGAGAACGCCATCAAATGTATCCGCCAAAGCCGGCAGCGGGGAGCCCAGTAATGTGGAGATGTCTCCACCTCCATCCCTGCCTCCTGAGGAGATTCCTgtggaggaggaagaggaggaggaggagggagacTGGCAGGAGCAGATTG AAGTGTCAGTGCAGATGAAGGAGCCAGAgccaccgcccccctccccaaccccagaACCTCCAGAGGAGCCAGAACTTGCCTGGGatgaggaggagaaagaggaggaggagcaacCAAAG CCACCATCGCCACCTCCTACGCCTCCGAGGGAGCCGACACCCCCTCCACGAGAGCCCACACCTCCTCCACGAGAGGCAACACCCCCTCCACGAGAACCCACACCCCCTCCAAGAGAACCCACACCCCCTCCTAGAGAACCCACACCCCCTCCTAGAGAACCTACACCCCCTCCAGAGCCGGAGAAAGAGCCGACACCACCCCCATCCCCGCCTCCTGTGGAAAAGACCCCCACCCCTCCACCACCGCTCCCACCCCCTGAAGTGGAAGAGGAGCCAGTAGAAGTTGCCCCACCCCTAGTGGAGGAagaacccccaccccccacgCCCTCACCTGAACCCGTTGTAGAGGAACCACCACCTGAG GTTGAAGAGCCACCTACTATGGAAGAAGAAGAGGCAGAACCTGAACCagaacctgaacctgaaccagTAGAAGTGAAGGAAGTGAAGATAGAAGAAGTGGAGGTTGTGGAACCACCCAGAACACCAGCTGAGAAAAG TGATGAGGAGATGGAAGAACCGGCAACAGAAGCTCCTCCCGAAGAGGAAGACGGCAAGAAAGGGAGGAAGAAGTCAGCTaaggggaagaagaagaagaaaaggaaagcCCCGCCCAAAGTGGAGAAGACACCAGTTCCTGCTTTAATGATGGATCCTTCG GAGATATTAAATATGGAGATGAAAATGAGGAGGAAAAATCTCTTGGAGAACAAGGCGGAGAACGACGCCATCGTTGCGGAGGTGCAGGAGTTCGAGGTGAAGCGACCCAAACAGCAGGCGTGGTTACAGGGCAGACTAGCCCTGTCCAGACAGATCAGCAGGTTTGAGCTGCCCATGGACATGAGGCTACTAGAAG GGATGAGTCCTATCGAGTACTTGTCTAACTACTGCATCGTGAGCAAGAGGAGACAGAACCTGTACAAGCAGTCCTTCTCCAAGGCTGACCGGGACAGGGATGGAGTCATCAATGTTAAG GAACTAGACAAGGCGCTGAAACAGATCCATGTGGACGGCGTCACTACGGAGCAAGTCCAGAAAATCCTCGACGTCATTCAGGCCACTGACGACACCAAATTTGACGCCAAACTGTTCACTGCTGTCTGTGCCCTGGCTGAGAGGATGTTGTACACATACTTTGT TACGGAGGACACGGATGACATCATGTACAGTCAGAAGGAGAGAGTGGAGGACGCAGACTTCTGTGCTCTGGAGTGGAAACTACACGGCGTGAAGGTCAACCCTCCCATCAGAAAACTACTACAGATGTTGTAG